One genomic region from Sciurus carolinensis chromosome 2, mSciCar1.2, whole genome shotgun sequence encodes:
- the Shld1 gene encoding shieldin complex subunit 1 isoform X3: MKSRTMAAQEASSGSQSGESCALDLPSACDIRDYVLQRPSQEINSETLSSVEFHSFPCSSDVDPVKYFRTSNKCPMQKFKRVTLLLQTLLWWQVQRCGTCNIRLYFQRWN; the protein is encoded by the exons ATGAAG AGCAGAACTATGGCAGCCCAGGAAGCCAGTTCAGGCAGCCAGTCAGGGGAGAGTTGTGCTTTGGACCTACCATCAGCATGTGACATAAGAGACTATGTGCTGCAGAGGCCCAGCCAGGAGATCAACAGTGAGACTCTCAGTTCTGTGGAATTCCATTCTTTTCCTTGCTCTTCTGATGTGGATCCAG taaaatattttagaacatcaAATAAATGCCCCATGCAGAAGTTTAAGAGGGTCACATTACTACTCCAGACCTTGCTGTGGTGGCAGGTACAGAGATGTGGCACATGCAACATTAGACTGTACTTCCAGAGGTGGAACTGA